One region of Parambassis ranga chromosome 21, fParRan2.1, whole genome shotgun sequence genomic DNA includes:
- the fbxl3a gene encoding F-box/LRR-repeat protein 3, with product MKRMKGGEEGGHSSSSRSSPETRKKVRKQTCEEAKAAVPGETPDCDWARLPQELLLHIFQYLPLLDRAYASQVCRGWNQAFHMPELWRCFEFELNQPASSYLKATHPDLIKQIIKRHSNHLQYVSFKVDSSTESAEAACDILSQLVNCSLKTLGLISTARPSFMEVPKSHFISALTVVFVNSKSLSSLKIDDTPVDDPSLKVLVANNSDTLKLLKMSSCPHVSPAGILCVADQCHGLRELALNYHLLSDELLLALSSEKHVHLEHLRIDVVSENPGQHFHTIKKSSWDAMVRHSPKFNLVMYFFLYEDEFGPFFNEEIPVTHLYFGRSVSKEVLGRVGLHCPRLVELVVCANGLRPLDEELIRIAKHCTQLSAIGLGECEVSCSAFVEFVKMCGRRLSQLSIMEEVLIPDHKYSLDEIHWEVSKHLGRVWFPDMMPTW from the exons ATGAAACGgatgaaaggaggagaggaaggtggCCACAGCTCCTCCAGTAGGAGCTCCCCAGAGACTCGCAAGAAGGTGCGGAAGCAGACATGTGAGGAGGCGAAGGCAGCGGTGCCCGGCGAGACGCCAGACTGCGACTGGGCTCGGCTGCCTCAGGAGCTCCTGCTACACATCTTCCAGTACCTGCCGCTGCTGGACCGGGCGTATGCCTCTCAGGTGTGCCGTGGCTGGAACCAGGCTTTCCACATGCCCGAGCTGTGGAGGTGCTTTGAATTTGAGCTGAATCAGCCAGCTAGCTCCTACCTAAAAGCCACACATCCAGACCTCATTAAGCAGATCATAAAGAGGCACTCCAACCACCTGCAGTACGTCAGCTTCAAG GTGGACAGCAGCACCGAGTCTGCAGAGGCGGCCTGTGACATTCTTTCACAGCTGGTCAACTGCTCACTGAAGACCCTGGGGCTCATCTCTACAGCAAGGCCCAGTTTTATGGAGGTTCCAAAG tctcACTTTATCTCAGCCCTGACCGTCGTGTTTGTCAACTCAAAATCTCTGTCCTCGCTGAAGATCGACGATACCCCGGTGGACGATCCGTCCCTGAAGGTGCTGGTGGCGAACAACAGCGACACCCTGAAGTTGCTGAAGATGAGCAGCTGCCCACACGTGTCACCTGCAG GGATCCTGTGTGTGGCGGACCAGTGTCATGGGCTGAGAGAGCTGGCGCTCAACTACCACCTCCTGAGTGACGAGCTCCTGCTGGCGCTCTCCTCGGAAAAACACGTCCATCTGGAGCACCTGCGTATTGACGTGGTGAGTGAGAATCCCGGCCAGCACTTTCACACCATCAAGAAGAGCAGCTGGGACGCCATGGTGCGGCACTCGCCCAAATTCAACCTGGTCATGTACTTCTTCCTCTACGAGGATGAGTTCGGCCCGTTCTTTAACGAGGAGATCCCCGTCACGCACCTCTACTTCGGCCGCTCTGTCAGCAAAGAGGTCCTGGGCCGCGTTGGCCTCCACTGCCCCCGTctggtggagctggtggtgTGCGCCAACGGCCTTCGTCCTCTGGACGAGGAGCTGATCCGCATTGCGAAGCACTGCACCCAGCTGTCGGCCATCGGCCTGGGCGAGTGCGAGGTGTCCTGCAGTGCGTTTGTGGAGTTTGTGAAAATGTGCGGCCGGCGGCTGTCGCAGCTGTCCATCATGGAGGAGGTGCTGATTCCGGATCACAAATACAGCCTGGATGAGATTCACTGGGAGGTGTCCAAGCACCTGGGCCGGGTGTGGTTCCCGGACATGATGCCGACCTGGTAG
- the LOC114453832 gene encoding tubulin beta-4B chain-like, protein MREIVHLQAGQCGNQIGAKFWEVISDEHGIDPSGTYHGDSDLQLERINVYYNEATGGKYVPRAVLVDLEPGTMDSVRSGPFGQVFRPDNFVFGQSGAGNNWAKGHYTEGAELVDSVLDVVRKEAESCDCLQGFQLTHSLGGGTGSGMGTLLISKIREEYPDRIMNTFSVVPSPKVSDTVVEPYNATLSVHQLVENTDETYCIDNEALYDICFRTLKLTTPTYGDLNHLVSATMSGVTTCLRFPGQLNADLRKLAVNMVPFPRLHFFMPGFAPLTSRGSQQYRALTVPELTQQMFDAKNMMAACDPRHGRYLTVAAIFRGRMSMKEVDEQMLNVQNKNSSYFVEWIPNNVKTAVCDIPPRGLKMAATFIGNSTAIQELFKRISEQFTAMFRRKAFLHWYTGEGMDEMEFTEAESNMNDLVSEYQQYQEATAEDEGEFEEEGEEDMG, encoded by the exons ATGAGGGAGATCGTTCATCTGCAGGCTGGTCAGTGTGGAAACCAAATCGGAGCTAAG TTCTGGGAGGTGATAAGCGACGAACATGGGATCGACCCGTCCGGGACTTATCACGGGGACAGCGACCTGCAGCTGGAGCGGATCAACGTCTACTACAACGAGGCAACAG GTGGCAAGTATGTTCCCCGCGCAGTGCTGGTGGACCTGGAGCCAGGGACGATGGACTCTGTGAGGTCTGGACCCTTTGGTCAGGTGTTCAGACCAGACAACTTTGTCTTTG gCCAGAGTGGAGCAGGTAATAACTGGGCTAAAGGCCACTACACTGAGGGGGCTGAGCTGGTGGACTCCGTCTTGGATGTTGTGAGGAAAGAGGCGGAGAGCTGTGACTGCCTGCAGGGCTTCCAGCTCACACACTCCCTGGGAGGAGGAACCGGCTCCGGCATGGGTACCCTGCTTATCAGCAAGATCCGAGAGGAGTATCCGGACCGCATCATGAACACGTTCAGCGTGGTGCCCTCACCCAAG gtgtcTGACACAGTGGTGGAGCCGTATAACGCCACCCTGTCCGTCCACCAGCTGGTAGAGAACACAGATGAGACCTACTGCATTGACAATGAGGCCCTGTATGACATCTGCTTCCGCACACTGAAGCTCACCACTCCCACCTACGGTGACCTCAACCACCTCGTCTCAGCCACCATGAGCGGAGTGACCACCTGCCTGCGCTTCCCCGGCCAGCTCAATGCTGATTTGAGGAAACTGGCCGTCAACATGGTGCCCTTCCCCAGGCTGCACTTCTTCATGCCAGGCTTCGCCCCCCTGACGAGCCGTGGCAGTCAGCAGTACAG GGCGCTGACCGTTCCTGAGCTCACCCAGCAGATGTTCGATGCCAAGAACATGATGGCGGCTTGTGACCCTCGCCACGGCCGCTACCTCACAGTTGCCGCCATCTTCCGCGGCCGCATGTCTATGAAGGAGGTGGACGAGCAGATGCTGAACGTGCAGAACAAGAACAGCAGCTACTTTGTTGAGTGGATCCCCAACAATGTCAAAACAGCCGTGTGCGACATCCCTCCACGCGGCCTCAAGATGGCCGCCACTTTCATCGGCAACAGCACGGCCATTCAGGAGCTCTTCAAGCGCATCTCAGAGCAGTTCACTGCCATGTTCCGCCGTAAGGCCTTCCTCCACTG GTACACGGGGGAGGGCATGGACGAGATGGAGTTCACCGAGGCAGAGAGCAACATGAACGACCTGGTGTCTGAGTACCAGCAGTACCAGGAAGCAACTGCTGAGGACGAGGGAGAGtttgaggaggagggagaggaggacatGGGATAG
- the cln5 gene encoding ceroid-lipofuscinosis neuronal protein 5 translates to MSHAAAVLGSKLLLLFLHVVASIGLNAEQQWPVPYRRFDRRPDVDSYCQALYPFCPTGDPDGRIPYMRDSDVVSVYRLQTPVWEFKYGDLLGKFHIMHDAIGFSSSETGDNFTMEWYELFQLGNCTFPHLRPEVSAPFWCNQGAACFFQGIDDVHWSQNGTLEKIGEITGRQFNDMARWVQDDNETGIYYETWTVRSDPGPNASVWFESYDCSQFVHRTYRKLTELGAKLSSRSQTNYTKIYLYSGEPTYLGNDSAIFGQPALENLATDIRKFYHAFRPHQSFIDLAFSLLEAYKKVVLDKSFYLYYNFEYWHLPMKAPYMQITYEEVPLP, encoded by the exons ATGTCTCACGCTGCGGCTGTTCTGGGTTcaaagctgctgttgttgtttctacACGTTGTCGCCTCGATCGGGCTGAACGCGGAGCAGCAGTGGCCCGTCCCGTACAG GCGCTTCGACCGGCGGCCGGATGTGGACTCTTACTGTCAGGCTCTCTACCCGTTCTGCCCCACCGGCGACCCCGATGGACGGATTCCCTACATGAGAGACAGCGACGTCGTCTCGGTCTATCGTCTGCAGACGCCGGTGTGGGAGTTCAAGTACGGAGACCTGCTGGGGAAATTT CACATCATGCATGATGCCATCGGCTTCAGCAGCTCAGAGACGGGGGACAACTTCACCATGGAGTGGTACGAGCTGTTCCAGCTGGGGAACTGCACCTTCCCTCACCTCAGGCCGGAGGTGAGCGCGCCGTTCTGGTGCAACCAGGGAGCGGCCTGCTTCTTCCAAGGCATCGACGACGTACACTGGTCCCAGAACGGCACGCTGGAGAAGATAGGAGAGATCACTG GGAGACAGTTCAACGACATGGCCCGCTGGGTGCAGGACGACAACGAGACAGGGATCTACTACGAGACGTGGACGGTTCGCTCTGACCCCGGCCCCAACGCCTCCGTGTGGTTCGAGTCCTACGACTGTTCCCAGTTCGTCCACCGCACATACAGGAAGCTGACGGAGCTGGGTGCCAAACTGTCCAGCCGGTCGCAGACCAACTACACCAAGATCTACCTGTACAGCGGGGAGCCCACGTACCTGGGTAACGACAGCGCCATATTCGGACAGCCCGCTCTAGAAAACCTGGCAACGGACATCCGCAAGTTCTACCACGCGTTCAGGCCGCACCAGTCGTTCATAGACCTCGCCTTCAGCCTGCTGGAGGCTTACAAGAAGGTGGTGCTGGACAAGAGCTTCTACCTCTATTACAACTTTGAGTACTGGCACCTGCCGATGAAAGCGCCGTACATGCAGATCACATACGAAGAGGTGCCTTTGCCTTAA